Below is a genomic region from Streptomyces ferrugineus.
CTTCGGGCCGAAGACCGAGGAGAACATCCTGCACGGCATCGGCCTGCTCCAGTCCTCCGGCGACCGGGTCCTGATCGACGTCGCCCTCGGTCTCGCCGAGGACATCGTCGCCGAGATGTCGCAGGTCACCGGCTGCAAGCGGTGCTCCTACGCCGGATCGCTGCGCCGCGTCCGCGAGACCATCGGCGACATCGACGTCCTCGTCGCGGCGAAGAAGCCGGAGCCGGTCATGCGGGCCTTCACCGAGCTGCCGTACGTCTCCGAGGTCATCGCACACGGCGAGAAGAAGACGTCGATCCGCACCAGCAAGGGCCTCCAGGTCGACCTGCGGGTCGTGCCGCCGGACTCCTGGGGCGCGGCGATGCAGTACTTCACCGGCTCCAAGGCGCACAACATCCGCACCCGGGAGATCGCCGTCCACAAGAAGCTCAAGCTCTCCGAGTACGGCCTCTTCGACACCGAGACCGGCAAGAAGATCGTCTCCGAGACCGAGGAGGAGGTGTACGCCCGCCTCGGCCTGCCCTGGATCCCGCCCACCCTGCGCGAGGACCGGGGCGAGATCGAGGCGGGGCTGCGCGACGAGCTGCCGGAACTCGTCCAGGAGAAGGACATCCGCGGCGATCTGCACACCCACACCGACCTCACCGACGGGCTCGCCCCGCTGGAGGAGATGGTCGCCGCGGCCGCCGAGCGCGGCTACGCCTACTACGCGGTCACCGACCACGGCCCCGACATGGCCATGCAGCGCATGACCGACGAGCGGATCCTCGCCCAGCGTGAACACGTCCGCGCGCTCGACGGGGAGTACGGCAAGCGCGGCAAGCGGGGCGGTATGCGGGTGCTGCACGGCGCCGAGCTGAACATCGACCCCGACGGCGGTGTGGACTGGCCGCCCGAGTTCCTCGCCGGCTTCGACCTGTGCGTGGCCTCGGTGCACTCGCACTTCAACCAGGGCCGCGAGGCGCTGACCCGGCGGATCGTCAAGGCCTGCGAGAACCCGCACGTCAACATCATCGGCCACCCCACCACCCGCCTCATCGGCAAGCGCCCCGGCATCGACGTCGACCTCGACGCGGTCTTCGCCGCCTGCGCGCGCACCGGCACCGCCCTGGAGGTCAACTCCCATCCGGACCGGCTCGACCTGCGCGACGAGGACATCCTGCGGGCCCGGCGGCACGGCGTGCGGTTCGCCGTCGACAGCGACGCCCACGCGGTGATCCACCTCGCCAACCTGCGCTACGGCGTGGGCACGGCGCAGCGCGGCTGGCTCACCCAGGACGACGTGATCAACACCTGGCCGCTGACCCGGCTGCGGCGCTTTCTGAAGAAGACCTAGCTTTCCGAAGGCCTAGCTTTCCGAAGGCCTAGCTTTCCGAAGGCCTAGCTTTTCAGAACAGGCCCTGGCGCCGGGGGACGTTCATCCGGTGGACGGCCGCGTCCGTGAGCGCCGCGGCCACCTCGGGGACCACCCTCCGCTGCTGTTCGGTGCGCGGTGCGTGCTCGCGCAAGAGCGGTCGCAGGGACCGTACGCGGGCGACCAACTCGGCATCGGTGCCGGCTGCTGCCATCTCGGCGACCTCCCGATCACGACGAGTGACCACCGTGGCGCGGATGCCGAGGGCTGTCAACGCCCGCTCCCCGAAGCGGAGTTGACGCGCGAGCGAGTCCGGTGATCTTCGTTCGTTTGAGCGGCCGTCGAGAAGGGGGGCGTGCCGACGTGGGCCGGGCCGAACGGGTCAGGCTTTGCCCATGTCGCCGCAGAGGGGTTGTCCTGACATTACGTCCCTGCCTAGGGTCGCCCTCGAAGTGCAAGCGCTTTCTGAAGCGGGCTGTCCGCCGACCGTCCGAGGAGAACCGTATGCCCCCACGCTCCGCCCGCCGCCGCGTCGCCGTGATCGGCACCGGCGCCATCGTCAGCGGCAGTCACCTTCCCGCGCTGAGACACCACGCCGACCGGGCGGAGCTGGTCGCCGCCGTCGACGTGGACCAGGGCCGGCTGGACGCCTTCCGCGAACTCGCGGGCGAGCAGGTCGCCGGGTACACCTCGACCGGCGACATGCTGGACGCCGTACGCCCCGATCTGGTCCTGATCGGCACCCCGCCGTCCCTGCACCGGGAGCAGACCGTCGCCGCGCTCAAGGCGGGCGCCTGGGTGCTGTGCGAGAAGCCGCTGTGCCTGTCGCTCGCCGAGTACGACGACATCGCGGCGGCCGAGGAGGCGTCGGGGGCCTATGCCTCGGTGGTCTTCCAGCACCGCTACGGCTCGGGCGCCGTCCACGCCCGCGAGCTGATCGCGGGCGGTGAGCTGGGCGTCCCGCTGGTCGCGCACTGCCAGACGACCTGGCACCGGGACGCCGCGTACTACGCGGTGCCGTGGCGCGGGCGCTGGGTGACCGAGGGCGGCGGGCCCACCATGGGGCACGGCATCCACCAGTTCGACCTGCTGCTGCATCTGCTGGGCCCCTGGGCGGAGATCCGGGCCATGGCCGCGCGCCTGGTCCACGACACCGAGAGCGAGGACGTCTCGACGGCCCTCGTCCGGTTCGAGAACGGCGCCCTCGCCACCGTCGTCAACAGCGTGCTGTCCCCGCACGAGGTCAGCCGCATCCGCATCGACTGCGCCGACGCGACGGTCGAGCTCACCCACCTGTACGGCCACCGCAACGACGACTGGGTCTACACCCCGGCCCCGCACGTCCCCTCCGAGCGCGCCACCGCCTGGCGCACCCCGGCGGCGGACGTGCCCAGTTCGCACACGGCCCAGCTCGGCGCCCTCCTCGACGCCCACGACAACGGTGTCCGGCCGCCCGGCAGCGGCCCGGACGCCCGGGCCACCCTCGACTTCGCCGCCGCCCTGTACAAGTCCGCGTTCACCGGACAGCCGGTGTACGCGGGCGAGATCGGGTCCGGCGACCCCTTCTATCCGGCCATGCACGGAGACCACCCCCACTGGGCCCCCAAGGAGCGCGCATGAGCATCCGTGTCACCCACGCGCACGGCGACCACATCGCGGTGACGGCGGCGAACGGCACCGAGATCCTCCGCTACGTCTACCGTCCCGACCCGGAGGCCTTCGAGTCCCGCAAGCCGTACGCCCACCCGGTGCGCACCCTCGCCGGGCACACCGTGACCGGGTACCGGCCCAGCGACCACCGCTGGCACAAGGGCCTGCAGATGACGGCGAGCCATCTGTCCGGGCAGAACTTCTGGGGCGGCAACTGCTATGTGCACGGCCAGGGTTACCTGCCGCTGCCGGAGCGGATCGGCTCGATGCGGCACGAAGGCTTCCCGGTGTTCGCGGTCGAGGACGACCGGCTCACCGTCGCCGAGGAGCTCACCTGGGTGGAGAACGGTGGTGCCGAGTGGGCGCGGGAGACGCGCGGGCTCATCGTGCACTCGGTGGACGAGGCGGCCGGCGCCTGGGCGCTGGACTGGTCGATCCGGCTCACCAACACCCGTGCCGAGCCACTGCGGTTCGGGTCCCCGACCACCGAGGGCCGGGAGCTGGCCGGCTACACCGGACTGCAGTGGCGCGGCCCGCGCGACTTCACCGGCGGGACCGCCTTCGCGCCGGAGTCCGACGCGGACGCCGACAAGCTGATGGGCAGTCAGGGCCCGTGGCTGGCCTTCACCACCGAGCACGACGACATCGACGGGCACTCCACCCTCGTGTTCGCGCACGCGCCCGAGAACCTGGACGCCGTTCACGAGTCGCACTGGTTCGTGCGCTCCGAGCCCATCCCCACGGTGGCGTTCTCCTGGGCGTTCTTCGAGGAGTTCGAGCTGCCGCCGGGCGAGTCCTTCGAGTACCGCTACCGCATCGTCGTCGCCGACGGGGCCTGGGACCGGGAGCAGGTGGCCGCCCACCTGGAGGCAATGCCGTGGTGAAGCCGAACCTTCCGCACCCGCTGCCCGGCGCCGTCGGCCTGTCCCATCTCAGCGCCTACGACTGGGAGGCCGCCGACGGCGTGTGCGGCGGCAGCCCGCATCTGCACCTGGTGTGCACCGAGGCGTACGTCGTCACCGGCGGCCGGGGTGCCGTGCAGACGCTGAGCCCCGACGGCTACCGGGACATCCCGCTGGAGCCCGGCTCCGTCGCCTGGTTCACGCCCGGAACCGTGCACCGCATGGTGCAGGGCGGCGATCTGCGCATCACCGTGCTGATGCAGAACAGCGGCCTGCCGGAGGCCGGGGACGCCGTCTTCACCTTCCCGCCGGACGTGCTCGCCGACGCCGAGAGATACGCGGCCGCCGCTGTGCTCCCACCCGGCACCGGCCCGGAGACGGCCGCCGCCGCACGGCGCCGCAGGGACCTCGCCGTCGAGGGCTACCTCGCCCTGCGCGAGGCGCTCGAAGCCGGGGACAGCGGCCCGTACCGCGAGTTCCAGCGTGCCGCCGCCCGGCTCGTGCGCGCCAAGGTCCCCGACTGGCGGGAGCTGTGGCGGGCCGGCGCCCTGGCCACGGCCGAGCGCACGGGCGCCCAGCTCGACGCGCTGGAGGCGGGGGAACCGGCGTACCTGGGCGAGGCGACCGCGTACGAAACCGCGCCCACCCGGCTCGGCGGGTTCGGGATGTGCGGCCGCCGGGACGAGTACAACCTGCCGGGGACGACGCTGCCGTACGGCGGCGAGTAGCAGGTCAGGGGGGCCGAGGGGGGCGAGGGGGGCCAACAGAAAGCCCGAGGAGAGGAGAGGTGACCTCGGCATGCCCGGACACAGGACAAAGGGGTTCTGCGCTTCGGCCGCCGCTCTCGCGCTGTGCGCGATGCTGGCGGGCTGCTCAGGATCCGGTGAGTCGGTCGGCGGCGGCAAGGTCGTGCTGCGCTACACGTGGTGGGGCAACCCGGACCGCGCGGAACGCACCGAGCAAGCTGTCGCCCTGTTCGAGAAACAGCACCCGAACATCGAGGTGCAGACCTCGTTCTCCGCCTACGACGCCTACAAGCAGAAGCTCGCCACCCAGGCCGCGGGCGGCGACGCCCCCGACGTGATGCAGCTCGACTACCGCCAGATCGACCAGTACGCCTCGGGCGGTGTCCTGCTCGACCTCGGCAAGCAGAAGGCCGTACTGCGCACCGGAGAGATCGACGCGGGCCTGCTTGCCACCGGCAAGCTGGACGGCACGCAGTACGCGATTCCCCAGGGCCGCGGCACCGAGACCGTCGTCTACGACGTCAAGGCGTGGAAGGCGACCGGTGTCCCGCTCCCGGGCGGAAGCTGGACCTGGAGCGAGTGGGCCGACACCATGCGCGCCCTGGCCGAGGAGACCGGCAAGCCCGGCGCCACCGACCCCGGCTGGAGCGAGGACAGCTTCGAGGTCTGGCTGCGCGGCCAGGGCAAGTCCCTCTACACCGAGGACGGCGGGCTCGGCTTCACCGCCGACGACCTGACCCGCTGGTGGACCTTCACCGACCGGCTCCGGCGCGAGGGCGTCGTCTCACCCGCCGAGCAGACCACGCAGCTCGACGGCTCCGTCGAGAACACCCCGCTCGGCCGCGGTGAGGCGATGACCGACGCCAACTGGGACGCTCCGGCCAGCGGTTACCTCGCCCTGATACCCAGCGGTGTCGCACTCGCGCCGATGCCCTCCGGCGAGGACGGCACCCCCGGCCAGTACTTCAAGCCGTCGATGTTCCTCGGCATCGGGGCCAACACCGCGCACGCGAAGGAAGCCGCCCGGCTCGTCGACTTCCTCGTCAACGACCCACAGGCGGCGAACGTCCTCGGCGCCACCCGCGGCATCCCCGTCAACGGCTCGATCCGCGAGGAGATCGAGCCGCGGCTCAAGGACTTCGACAAGACCATCGGCGACTACCAGGCCTCCCTGGACGGCACCCTCAACGACCCGCCGCAGGCCCCGCCCGCCGGCGACAACGCCCTCCAGACCACCTTCCAGCGCGACTACGACCAGGTGTCGTACGAGCGCATGTCGCCCCGCGAGGCGGCCGAGAACTACGTCACCGAGGCGAAGGCGGAGCTGCGGTCATGACCACCACCACGATCCCCGGCCGCGCGAAGCCCGCCACCGCCGCCACCCCGAAACGCCGCCCCAGGCGCGAACGCCAGGGCGCCGCCTGGGTGTTCCTCTCCCCATGGGTGCTCGGCGCCGTCGTCCTGACCCTGCTGCCGATGGCCGTGTCGCTGTACCTGTCCTTCACCGACTACGACCTGTTCAACCCGCCGCGCTGGGTGGGCCTGCGCAACTACGTCCAGATGTTCACCGAGGACCCGCGCTACTGGCGCTCGGTGGTGACCACCCTGACGTACGTCGTCATCGCCGTGCCGCTGCAACTGGCGCTCGCCCTCGTGGTCGCGATCGCCCTGAAGTCCATGAGGCGCGGCAAGGCCTTCTACCGGTCCGCGTTCTACGCCCCCTCGCTGCTCGGCGCGTCGATGTCCATCGCCCTCGTCTGGCGGGCGGTCTTCAACGACGGTGGCACGGTGGACAACCTGTTCGGCACCGGCGGCTGGGTCAACCAGCCGGGCTGGGCACTGCTCGCCGTGGCGCTGCTGACGGTGTGGCAGTTCGGGGCGCCGATGGTCATCTTCCTCGCCGGTCTCCAGCAGATCCCGGGCGAGCTGTACGAGGCGGCGGCCGTCGACGGGGCTGGGAGGTGGCGGCAGTTCCTGTCCGTCACGGTGCCCATGCTGTCCCCGGTCCTGTTCTTCAACCTGGTCCTGCAGACCATCCAGGCCTTCCAGGTCTTCACGCCGGCCTTCGCGCTCAGCGCCGGCAAGGGCGGCCCCGCCGACTCGACCCTCGTCTACACCCTCTACCTCTACGACCGCGGCTTCGTCGCCTCCCACATGGGCTACGCCTCCGCCATGGCCTGGGTCCTGCTGATCGTGATCGGCGCCGTCACCGCGGTGCTGTTCCGCACCTCGCGCTCCTGGGTCTTCTACGCCTCCGAGGGGGACCGATGACCACAACCGCCCTTGCCCGTAAGCCGGTTCGCTGGGGGCGTCTCGCGCTGCACCTCGGCTGTCTGGCCGCCCTGCTGGTGATGCTGTACCCGCTGGCGTGGCTGCTGGCCACCTCGCTCAAGCCCGCCGACGAGGTCATCGCGAGCCTCGACCTGCTGCCGCGCCACCTGGAGTGGTCGAACTACTCCACGGCCCTGGACGGCGTGAACGACGTCTCGATCTGGCGGCTGCTTGCCAACTCGCTGCTGATCGCGGGCGGCGCGGTCCTCGGCAACGTGATCAGCTGCTCGCTCGCCGCCTACGCCTTCGCCCGGCTGCGCTTCCGCTTCCGCGGGCCGCTGTTCGCGTTCATGATTGCCACGATCATGCTGCCGCACCACGCGGTGCTGATCCCGCAGTACATCATCTTCAACCAGCTCGGCCTGGTGAACACCTACTGGCCGCTGATCCTGCCGAAGTTCCTGGCGACGGAGGCGTTCTTCGTGTTCCTCGTCGTGCAGTTCATGCGCGGCCTGCCGCGTGAGCTGGAGGAGGCGGCCCGGATCGACGGCTGCGGGCCCTTCCGCAGCTTCTTCCTGGTCGTTCTGCCGCTCACCCGCCCGGCGCTGATCACCACGGCGATCTTCACCTTCATCTGGACGTGGAACGACTTCTTCACCCAGCTCATCTACCTCTTCGACCCGGAGAAGTTCACGCTCACGCTCGCCCTGCGCTCGTTCGTGGACGCCTCCAGCACCTCGGCCTTCGGCCCGATGTTCGCGATGTCGGTGATCGCGCTGCTGCCGATCGTGCTGTTCTTCCTCGCCTTCCAGCGCTTCCTGGTGGAGGGCATGGCCAGCTCCGGACTGAAGGGGTG
It encodes:
- the polX gene encoding DNA polymerase/3'-5' exonuclease PolX translates to MARSNDEVAALFQEYADLISITGGDAFRTRTYEKAARSIGGYHADVSTLDVKGLQEIPNVGKSTAEKIVEYFKSGKVSAVEELRAKIPAGVRQLTAIPTLGPKKALVLYEELGISTTEELADAIHEERLRDLKGFGPKTEENILHGIGLLQSSGDRVLIDVALGLAEDIVAEMSQVTGCKRCSYAGSLRRVRETIGDIDVLVAAKKPEPVMRAFTELPYVSEVIAHGEKKTSIRTSKGLQVDLRVVPPDSWGAAMQYFTGSKAHNIRTREIAVHKKLKLSEYGLFDTETGKKIVSETEEEVYARLGLPWIPPTLREDRGEIEAGLRDELPELVQEKDIRGDLHTHTDLTDGLAPLEEMVAAAAERGYAYYAVTDHGPDMAMQRMTDERILAQREHVRALDGEYGKRGKRGGMRVLHGAELNIDPDGGVDWPPEFLAGFDLCVASVHSHFNQGREALTRRIVKACENPHVNIIGHPTTRLIGKRPGIDVDLDAVFAACARTGTALEVNSHPDRLDLRDEDILRARRHGVRFAVDSDAHAVIHLANLRYGVGTAQRGWLTQDDVINTWPLTRLRRFLKKT
- a CDS encoding Gfo/Idh/MocA family protein, which produces MPPRSARRRVAVIGTGAIVSGSHLPALRHHADRAELVAAVDVDQGRLDAFRELAGEQVAGYTSTGDMLDAVRPDLVLIGTPPSLHREQTVAALKAGAWVLCEKPLCLSLAEYDDIAAAEEASGAYASVVFQHRYGSGAVHARELIAGGELGVPLVAHCQTTWHRDAAYYAVPWRGRWVTEGGGPTMGHGIHQFDLLLHLLGPWAEIRAMAARLVHDTESEDVSTALVRFENGALATVVNSVLSPHEVSRIRIDCADATVELTHLYGHRNDDWVYTPAPHVPSERATAWRTPAADVPSSHTAQLGALLDAHDNGVRPPGSGPDARATLDFAAALYKSAFTGQPVYAGEIGSGDPFYPAMHGDHPHWAPKERA
- a CDS encoding DUF6807 domain-containing protein, which translates into the protein MSIRVTHAHGDHIAVTAANGTEILRYVYRPDPEAFESRKPYAHPVRTLAGHTVTGYRPSDHRWHKGLQMTASHLSGQNFWGGNCYVHGQGYLPLPERIGSMRHEGFPVFAVEDDRLTVAEELTWVENGGAEWARETRGLIVHSVDEAAGAWALDWSIRLTNTRAEPLRFGSPTTEGRELAGYTGLQWRGPRDFTGGTAFAPESDADADKLMGSQGPWLAFTTEHDDIDGHSTLVFAHAPENLDAVHESHWFVRSEPIPTVAFSWAFFEEFELPPGESFEYRYRIVVADGAWDREQVAAHLEAMPW
- a CDS encoding cupin domain-containing protein, with protein sequence MVKPNLPHPLPGAVGLSHLSAYDWEAADGVCGGSPHLHLVCTEAYVVTGGRGAVQTLSPDGYRDIPLEPGSVAWFTPGTVHRMVQGGDLRITVLMQNSGLPEAGDAVFTFPPDVLADAERYAAAAVLPPGTGPETAAAARRRRDLAVEGYLALREALEAGDSGPYREFQRAAARLVRAKVPDWRELWRAGALATAERTGAQLDALEAGEPAYLGEATAYETAPTRLGGFGMCGRRDEYNLPGTTLPYGGE
- a CDS encoding ABC transporter substrate-binding protein — its product is MPGHRTKGFCASAAALALCAMLAGCSGSGESVGGGKVVLRYTWWGNPDRAERTEQAVALFEKQHPNIEVQTSFSAYDAYKQKLATQAAGGDAPDVMQLDYRQIDQYASGGVLLDLGKQKAVLRTGEIDAGLLATGKLDGTQYAIPQGRGTETVVYDVKAWKATGVPLPGGSWTWSEWADTMRALAEETGKPGATDPGWSEDSFEVWLRGQGKSLYTEDGGLGFTADDLTRWWTFTDRLRREGVVSPAEQTTQLDGSVENTPLGRGEAMTDANWDAPASGYLALIPSGVALAPMPSGEDGTPGQYFKPSMFLGIGANTAHAKEAARLVDFLVNDPQAANVLGATRGIPVNGSIREEIEPRLKDFDKTIGDYQASLDGTLNDPPQAPPAGDNALQTTFQRDYDQVSYERMSPREAAENYVTEAKAELRS
- a CDS encoding carbohydrate ABC transporter permease; the encoded protein is MTTTTIPGRAKPATAATPKRRPRRERQGAAWVFLSPWVLGAVVLTLLPMAVSLYLSFTDYDLFNPPRWVGLRNYVQMFTEDPRYWRSVVTTLTYVVIAVPLQLALALVVAIALKSMRRGKAFYRSAFYAPSLLGASMSIALVWRAVFNDGGTVDNLFGTGGWVNQPGWALLAVALLTVWQFGAPMVIFLAGLQQIPGELYEAAAVDGAGRWRQFLSVTVPMLSPVLFFNLVLQTIQAFQVFTPAFALSAGKGGPADSTLVYTLYLYDRGFVASHMGYASAMAWVLLIVIGAVTAVLFRTSRSWVFYASEGDR
- a CDS encoding carbohydrate ABC transporter permease, with amino-acid sequence MTTTALARKPVRWGRLALHLGCLAALLVMLYPLAWLLATSLKPADEVIASLDLLPRHLEWSNYSTALDGVNDVSIWRLLANSLLIAGGAVLGNVISCSLAAYAFARLRFRFRGPLFAFMIATIMLPHHAVLIPQYIIFNQLGLVNTYWPLILPKFLATEAFFVFLVVQFMRGLPRELEEAARIDGCGPFRSFFLVVLPLTRPALITTAIFTFIWTWNDFFTQLIYLFDPEKFTLTLALRSFVDASSTSAFGPMFAMSVIALLPIVLFFLAFQRFLVEGMASSGLKG